The bacterium genomic sequence CAGGGCCGCCGAGTTGCTGCTGTCCGGGACCGAGAACACGATGTCCGCGCCGGGGGCGGGATGCTCGTGGGCCAGCATGCGGCCGTACAAGCGGCGCACGCGGTCGACATTCTGGCCGAACACCCGCGAGTCGGGGCGAGAGAAATAGATATGCTCGAAGACGCACTGCTGACGGTTCTGGCGGGGGAAAGGACGGAAACTGCTGAGCCCGGAGGCGCTCAGGCGGATGATCTCGCCCGGCTCGACATCCCGCTCGTAGCGGGCGTTGATTATGTCCAGGGCGCAGGTCTCGCTGGCCACCACCCAGCCCTCGCCCAGACGGCCGAGGACCAGGGGACGGTAGCCCCGCGGGTCGCGCGCGGCGTAGATCTCGTTGTTGACCAGCATCACAACGCAGTAGGCGCCCTTAACCTGCCCCAGGGCGTCCGCGATCTTGTCCACCGGGTCCTTGTAGCTGGAGCGGGCGATCAGGTGCAGGATCACCTCGGTGTCGGTGGAGCTGTGGAATATCGCGCCCTGGTCGATCAGCTCGGCGCGCAGGCGCAGGGTGTTGACCAGGTTGCCGTTGTGGCCGATGGCGATGAAGCCGTCCTTGAAATCCGAGATCAGGGGCTGGACATTGCGGGTGACACTGCCGCCGGTGGTGGAATAGCGGTTGTGGCCGATGGAGATATGGCCTTTGAGGCCTTCGAGGATGGCAGTGTTGAAAATATCGGCCACCAGGCCGGTGCCGCGGTGGTTGTAGAACGAAGAACCGTCGGTGCTGACAATCCCGGCGCTCTCCTGGCCGCGGTGCTGGAGAGCGTACAGCCCGTAGTAGGCGAGCTCGCCGGCGCCAGTCAAGTTGTAAGCCCCGAAAACTCCGCAGTATTCACCGATACTGTCGTCGTGTTCCGGCGTTACACTATCGTTAGTCTGGTCGTCTATCATAGAGCGCTTATCATTCTCCACATTATGCAACCGATTCCGGGTCATCCGGCAAGTCACAGCCTCCGCCCGCTCCGGAATAGGTGTCGTAAAGACTTATAATATATAATAATTGGTCAATCGGGGCAAGGGATTTGTGGGATTAAGCCGCAGTCGGCCCTCCGGCTTGGTGTCAGGGACGTTTCTCCGGTGAGCGCGGGACCGCACCGGCCACGATGGCCCGGGCCACCCCGAAACTGACATAGAGGAACACCGCCGGGAACAGCACCAGTTGCCAGAAATACAGAATCACCGCCCCGGTGAGAGCAAAAAACGCCAGTCCCAGGCGGCCGGAATAGGTGTCGAGCTTGAAATGCGGCATGCTCGGGTATTCCACGGTGCTGACCATCAGGCCGGCCAGCAGAAGGATCATGAACACCAGGAAACGGTTGTAGGGCAGGCTGGCCAGGTGGGTCTGGAAAAACCAGGTCCGGCTGAACGGGACGAAACTGATCAGGGCCGAGGCGGCCATCGGGATGGGCAGGCCCTTGAAACAGGTCTTGTCCGGCCCCTTGGTCTCCACGTTGAAACGCGCCAGGCGCAGGGCGCCGCAGAGCACGAAAAGGAACGCCACCATCCACGACCACTCACCGTGGCTGCGCAGGAAAAACTGGTACATGATTATCCCAGGCGCCACGCCGAAACTGACCAGGTCGGCCAGGGAGTCGAGCTCCACCCCGAAACGGCTGGAGGTGTTCGAAAACAGGGCCACCTTGCCGTCCATGAAATCCAGCAGCGCCGCCATCACGATCAGCCAGCACGAGAGCATCAGCTCGCCGCGCATGGTGCTGATCACGGCGTAAAACCCGCACAGAAGGTTGCCCGAGGTGAAAGCGCTGGGCAGGATGTAGGTGGACTTTCTTATCCGCATGGCAACTCCGCCAGCACACTCTCGCCGGCAGTGACAGACTGGCCGGGGCTGACTGCCACCCGGGCCGTGGTGGGAAGGAAGACCTCAAGACGCGAGCCGAAACGGATCATCCCGTAGCGTTCGCCCCGCACTGCGCTGTCACCCTCCGCCACCGGGCAGACAATCCGCCGCGCGACAAGGCCGGCAATCTGGCGCACGAGAATCCTGGTCCCATCCGCTGTGCACAGCCCCAGGCTCATGGCCTCGTTGTCCAGGCTTGCCTTGTCGAAAGAGGCGTTGAGGAACTTGCCCGGGCGGTAGGCGCGGTACTGCACGCTGCCGCTCACCGGGTAGCGGTTCACGTGCACCGAGAAAACGCTCATGAAAATACTGACCTTGAGCGCCGGGCCTTTAATATAGTCCGTCTCCTCGATTGTCTCCACGGCCAGCACGCGGCCATCCGCCGGGCTCAGCACCAGCGCCTCACCCGGCGGGGCCTGGCGCTGCGGGTCGCGGAAAAAATAGAGGCTGAACGCCGCGACAAGGCCGGCGGTCAGCGCCAGGACCAAAAAGGTGTATTGCACCACGCCGCCCCACTGCCAGCGGAAACTCAGCCAGGCCGTGACCAGCAGCGCCAGGTGCAGCAACAGAAGGCCAAGGATTATCGGTACGCCTGCCCGGGCGATATTCATCTCCCCTCAACCGATCTCTTTGCCGGTGATCATCCGGAAGGCGGTCTTGTACAGGTCGCTCATGTAGCCGACCACATCCGCCGGAAGCTCGGGGCCCGGAGGGGTCTTGTCCCACTTGCCCTGGTCGGTCAGGTTCTGCAGCCAGTCACGCAGGGGCTGCTTGTCGAAGCCTTTCTGCTTCTCGCCGGCGCGGTAATTCTCGGCCAGCCAGAACCGGCTGCTGTCCGGGGTGAATATTTCATCGATCAGCACCAGGCGGCCGTCCAGCAGCCCGAACTCGAACTTGGTGTCAGCGATCAGAATTCCCCGACCGCGGGCGTACTCCGAGGCGTACTCGAACAGGGACAGCGATTTGTCGATGATCCGGTCGGCCAGGTCGACGCCGATGATCGAGCGCATCCGCTCGACCGAGATGTTCTCGTCGTGGCCGCTCTCGGCCTTGATCGAGGGGGTGAACAGGGGAGTCTCGAAACGCTGGTTCTCTTTCATGCCCTTGGGCATGGGCAGCTCGGCAACGGTGCCGTGCTGCTTGTATTCCTGCCAGGCGCTGCCGGCCAGGTAGCCGCGCACCACGCACTCGATGGCCACTGTCTCGGTGCGGCGGCAGAGGGCGGTGCGGCCCTCGAGGATAGCTTCCTTACCAGCCAGGGCCGGAACGAGAGACACTATTTTCTTTGGGTCCGTGGCCTCGATGTGGTTCTCCACCACGTGGCGCGTGCGGTCGAACCAGAAAGCGCTCAGGGTGTTGAGCACCTTGCCTTTGCCGGGGATGCCGCCCGGCATCACCACGTCAAACGCGCTGATCCGGTCGGTGGCGACCAGCAGAAGCCGGTTGCCCAGAGTGTAGCAGTCACGCACTTTGCCCCGGTGCACCGGGCCGATTCCGAGGTCTGTCTCCCTGATTATTTCCATATCTTGGCACTCCTGAGTCATTGGGTCGTTCGTTTTGGCCGGTCGGGCCGGGTCGCGGCACAGGTGACGGCTCAGGAAATCAATCCCACCCGCCGGAACGTATAATCCACGTTCCTGGTGTGGACGCTCATGTCGAACAGACTTTCCAGCTCCTGACGGCTGAATGCGGCGGCAACCTCCGGGTCGGCCAGCAGGGTCTCCAGGAAATCCACGTCCTTTTCCCAGACCTGCATGGCGCAACGCTGTACGGTCCGGTAGCCGGACTCGCGGCTGAAACCTTTCTCGGTCAGGGCCAGCAGCACGCGCTGCGAAAAGATCAGCCCGTGCAGACGGTTAAGGTTCTTGAGCATGTTCTCGGGATACACCAGCAGCTTGTCCACCAGCTGGCCGAACTTGACCAGCATGTAGTAGACAGTCATCGTGCTGTCGGGAAGGATCACCCGCTCCACGCTGCTGTGCGAGATGTCGCGCTCGTGCCAGAGGGCCTGGTTCTCGAACGCGGCCAGGCAGTTGCCCCGGATGATACGGGCCATGCCGCAGAGACGCTCGCTCACTATCGGGTTGCGCTTGTGTGGCATGGCGCTCGAGCCTTTCTGGCCCTTCGAGAAATACTCCTCCGCCTCCAGCACCTCGGTGCGCTGAAGGTGGCGGATCTCAAGGGCGAACTTGTCGATCGAGCCGGCCAGCACGGCCAGGGCGGCCATGTACTCGGCGTGCAGGTCGCGCTGGATGATCTGGGTGCTGATATTGGCCGGCTTGAGGCCCAGCCTGGCGCAGACATACTCCTCGACCTGGGGCTCCATGTGGGCGTAGGTGCCCACCGCGCCGCTGATCTTGCCCACCGAGGCGTTGTCCACCGCCCGGCGCAGGCGCTCGACCCCGCGCACCAGCTCATCGTACCAGAGGGCCATCTTGAGGCCGAAAGTGATGGGCTCGGCGTGGATGCCGTGGCTGCGGCCCATCATCAGGGTATCCTTGTGCTCCAGGGCGCGCCGCTTGACCGCGGGCAGCACCTTGTTCTCCAACTGGTCCAGGATCAGACGGCCGGCCTCGCGCATCTGCAGGGCCAGAGTGGTGTCAAGAAGGTCGGAACTGGTCATGCCCTGGTGGATGAAACGCGAATCCTCGCCCACGTACTCGGCCACGTTGGTCAGGAACGCGATCACGTCGTGCTTGACCTCTTCCTCGATTTCCAGCACGCGCGCCACATCGAACCTGGCCCGGGTGCGGATATTCTCCACCGCGGAGGCGGGTATCTTGCCCATCTGACTCTGGGCCTCGCAGGCCAGGATTTCGATCTCCAGCCAGTAGGTGAAACGCTGCTCGTCACTCCAGATCTTTTCTATCTCTGGAAGGGTGTAACGCGGGATCATGAAACTCTCTCTCTGGATTGTGGGTGTTAAGACCAGCCTGCATAACAGAAATCGAATTATAATCCCGGAGCCCGTCCGGGGCAACCATTTTCGCCCGGGACGGGCGGCTCAGCCGGTGATGTAGCGCCGGATGCTGCGGTTGTCGCGCTCGATGAACAGCACCCCGTAACGCCCGCGCGGGATATCGGCCAGGATTTTAACCGCCTGCTCGGCGTTCTTGATCTGCACGTTGCCGATCTGGTAGAGGACATCGTACTGCAACAGCGTGCCGGCTGTCACCAGGTCGGAGTCGGTGATCTCGAGGATCACCGCGCCGTGGTCGACCCGCACCTCGAGTTGGCTGCGCACCTCGGGGGTGAGGTCGATCATCGAAAATCCCAGGCCGGTGCGGTAGCGCTCGGCGCGGTCGGTGGGCTGCTCGACCGGGGTGAGCTGCACGCTCGTGCTGCGGCCATCGCGCAGCAGGCTCAGGCTCACCGGTTCGCCCACGCGCACGTCCAGCATCTCGCCGGCCCAATCCTCGCTGGAGCGCACACGCCTTCCGTTCAACTCCGCGATCAGATCGCCGGGGCGGACCGCGCCGCTGGCGGCGGCAGGGGAGAGCCGCTGCACATCCGCCACCAGCACGCCCTGGTTGTACTCGCCCTCCTTGTAGCCCAGCCCGGCGGCAATCTCGCGGCTCAGGTCCTGGACCCGCACGCCCAGCCAGGGGTGGCGGACCTTGCCGCCGCGGATCAGGTCCTCGGCGATCCGCCGAGCGCGGTTGATCGGGATGGCGAAACCCATGCCCACCGAGCCGCCGCTCTGGGTGAAAATGAACGTGTTGATCCCCACCACCTCACCCAGGGCGTTGAGCAGGGGGCCGCCCGAGTTGCCGGGGTTGATCGCGGCGTCGGTCTGGATCATGTTGGCGTAGACCTTGCCCTCGGCGCCGCGGTCTGGGCGGATGTCACGGCCCACGGCGCTGATCACGCCCACGGTCACCGTGGGCTGGGGGTCATCCAGCAGAAGGCCGAACGGGCTGCCGATGGCGATGGCCCACTCGCCGATGCAGAGATCGTCGCTGTCGCCCAGCGGGGCCACGGCCGGCTGGGTCTTGCCGGGATCGATTTTCAGCACGGCCAGATCGGTGTTGTCGTCCTGGCCCACCAGGGCGGCGTCGAAAGTTTCGCCCAGGCTGGTCGAGACCTTGATCCCCGTGGCCTGGTCCACCACGTGCTGGTTGGTCAGGATATAGCCCCGGCTGTTGAAAATGAAGCCGCTGCCCAGGTTCTCCACCTTGCGCTCGCTGGGGATGTAGAAATAGCCGAAGAAATCGCGCACCGGGGTGTTGACCACCTGGGTCTGGGACACGGTCACGCTGACCACGGCCGGGGCCACGCGCTCGGCGGCGCGCACAATGGCGTTGCGCCGTCCGTTGCCCAGGGTCTCCTGGAGACTGTCCAGCCCGCGGCGGCTGTAGTCCGGGTGCTCCGACTCTCCCGCCCACAGCGAGCCTCCCAGGCTGAAACTGTCGCCCTCGGCTTCGGGCTTGACCGAGGAGACCGAGGGGGCCTGCGCGGTCCGGGCCGCGGGCGACGGGGGAACAGCCGGGCGTTGACGGAGAAGAGAGAAGACAAACAGGGCCAGAAGAGTGACCAGAAGGAACGAGATCAGGGAACTTCTCAACTGTCCTCCCAATTGTCGTCGAAATTGAACTCGGACGGGTAATCCACCCGCACCAGGGTCAGGCCGCAGGCTGGAGCAGGCACGGCCCTCATCCAGTGCGACTTTTCATCCAGGGCCGCGGTGAACTCCTCGTGTGAGGCTTTCCCCTCGGACACGGCCACCATCGCCCCCACCAGCATCCGCACCATCGAGCGCAGGAAACGGTCGGCCTGCACGTGAAAGACCCGCCCGTGCGCGTCACGCTCCCAGCGAGCCATATCTATCCGGCAGCGGTTGTGGGCCGTGTCACTGCCCCCGCGCTGGAACGCGCTGAAATCGTGCTCGCCGGGTAAGATCGCCGCACAGGCGTCCAGGGATTCAAAATCAAGACGGCCCAGGGGCAGCAGCCAGGCCCGGTTCCGCTCCAGCACGCTTTCCGGGTGCTGCCTTTCGGTTATCCGGTAGCGGTACTGACGGGCCGTTGCGCTGAACCGGGCGTGAAAATCAGCCACAGTCTCACCCAGTTGCCGCACCCGGATATCCTCGGGCAGGCGGGCGTTGAGCGCGCGCTCCAGCACAGCGGGCTCAAGGACGCTCCGCGAGTCCCAATGCGCCACCTGTCCCACCGAGTGCACACCGGCGTCGGTCCGCCCGGCCCCCGTCACCCGCACCGTCTCACCGGTAACCTCCAGCAGGGCGGTTTCAAGCGCCCCCTGCACGGTGGCCGCCCCGGGCTGGAATTGCCAGCCCGCGTACCCGGATCCGTCATAGGACACCCGGCAGCGAATACGACGGATGATGGGCTGCTCATCGGAGGTGTTATCAAGCATCGGCCTGCGCTCCGAATTCTGTTCGGAAACTAAATTATAACAAAAAACACTCAAAGTTGAAAGTCCCGGACGGTGCCCTCAGAGCCAGAGCCAGCCGCCGCAGATCGCGGTGCAGGAGAGTGTCAGCACGGCCCACTCCCAGGGCGCGGGCCGTGCCGCGGCGGGTGGGTGGACCGGGCGGAACGGGTTGTAGCCGCGGGTCAGCAGTCCCTGGGCCACCAGGCGCGAGCTGTGAAGGGAATAATGCATGTAGAGGACCATCACATCCACCACCCGGCGCGGGGCGGACATTGCGCGGGACAGGAACCCGCCTTGTCCGGCGCCGTTTCTTTCGCGCAGCACGAGCACCCGGTGGAACTGGCCCAGGCGTCCGGCGGCCTCGGGGAAAAAACGCAGGACCAGCCCTACGCTGAACGCGAATTGGCGCACCGGCACGTGCAGACGTTCGAGCGGGGCCAGCAGCGCGCTCAGGGCATCCACCACCCGCAGCGGCGGTGTGTAGAGATAGAGCCAGGCCGCCGCGGCCAGCACCAGGGCGATCTTGCCCAGCAGCAGCGCGCTGCGCCAGAGGGCCTGGAGCAGCTCACCCGCCAGGCCGGCCCCCCCGAACGAGACTCCGGACCACAGATAATAGCCCAGCACGAACAGACCCAGCACGCTCATCCCGCGAAGCGGGGCCAGCATGTGACGGGCTGCGGAGCGGGCCAGGGCCGCCCAGCCCAGCACCAGGACCGCCATAAGGGCCAGCCCGGCCGGGGTGGATACTTTCCAGATCGCCACCGAGAACAGGCCGGTCAACAGCACCTTGATCCGGGTGTCCAGGCAATGCGCCGGGCTGCGTCCCGGTGTGTAGCGCCCTAACTGAATGCTGCCGCCGACCGTCAAATTTTCCTCCGTTTCGCGCCGTTTCACTGCGGGGCAGGGAAGTTGATAAGCCCGCGGGGCGAATTTGTCAATAGAATCCGGGTCGTTCGCAAGGCTGGACAGGCAGAGGCGTTGCAAATATATTTTAAAGTTTGAAATCTTTGGCACTCCTCCCGCTCCGGATGCATCCGGAGCGCCGACTTAGGGATTGAATCAACAGTTCGTTCCGGAAAGGCTGACTGGACCGCGATGAGCAATGGACACAACGGCAAACTTGTCGAATCGGTGAGTGATAGAATTAGAAGGAACAAGATGGTGGTCGCGGCCCTGGACGCGCTCCGGGAGCGCCGTCCCGTGAGCGCCGCCCTCGACCCGGAGCAGATAACCGAGCTACATTCCCGCTACAGCCATTTCGAGGATTCGCTCGATAGCCGCGGGTTCCTGCGCTCCAGCCGGGTGGTGGTCACCGCTGTCGATACGCCCCGGCCCTACCTGCACCTGATAGGCAGCAACCATAGCCACGAGTACGGCACCTACGGCTCGTTCTGGGACCAGAGCTGCGGCGGGTTCTCCTGCCTGGACTCGGTCCTGGCCGGCAGCGTAACCTCGCACAAGGACAGCTCCTATGTGCCCACCGCCCCGCGCTCCACTGACCAGCGCCATTTCTGGCTGCGCGAACAGACTGAGGGCGGCTCTCCCGCGATCTGGCATGTCTTTCCACAGCGCGGTGTGCAGGAGGACTGCTACTCCGGGTTCCGTTGCGAGCAGGGCCTGGGGACCGTTAAAATTTCAGCACTCTGCAACGGCATCCGGGCCGAGCTGACCGTGTTCGTGCCGGTGGAGGGGCCGCTGGAACTCTGGCGCCTGAGCCTGTGCAACGAGTCGGGCCGCGCGCGCGCGCTGAGCCTGTTCCTGGCGGTGAACTGGGGCCTGGAGTCCTATCCGGGCTACTATTTCGACCCGCGCGTGGTCAGCCAGGGACGGCGTTA encodes the following:
- the purF gene encoding amidophosphoribosyltransferase, with product MIDDQTNDSVTPEHDDSIGEYCGVFGAYNLTGAGELAYYGLYALQHRGQESAGIVSTDGSSFYNHRGTGLVADIFNTAILEGLKGHISIGHNRYSTTGGSVTRNVQPLISDFKDGFIAIGHNGNLVNTLRLRAELIDQGAIFHSSTDTEVILHLIARSSYKDPVDKIADALGQVKGAYCVVMLVNNEIYAARDPRGYRPLVLGRLGEGWVVASETCALDIINARYERDVEPGEIIRLSASGLSSFRPFPRQNRQQCVFEHIYFSRPDSRVFGQNVDRVRRLYGRMLAHEHPAPGADIVFSVPDSSNSAALGFSEESGIPIEFGLIRNHYVGRTFIHPSQNIRDIGVRIKYNPVREIVSGKSVVVVDDSIVRGTTSRRLMRMIRQAGAREIHMRISSPPIRYPCYYGIDMPTRSELIASSHTVEEIATYIGVESLGYLSEKGLYELTGNRVEDYCMACFNGKYAVEFERNIHKCMHEDVQTSLLDNGKKS
- the pssA gene encoding CDP-diacylglycerol--serine O-phosphatidyltransferase — translated: MRIRKSTYILPSAFTSGNLLCGFYAVISTMRGELMLSCWLIVMAALLDFMDGKVALFSNTSSRFGVELDSLADLVSFGVAPGIIMYQFFLRSHGEWSWMVAFLFVLCGALRLARFNVETKGPDKTCFKGLPIPMAASALISFVPFSRTWFFQTHLASLPYNRFLVFMILLLAGLMVSTVEYPSMPHFKLDTYSGRLGLAFFALTGAVILYFWQLVLFPAVFLYVSFGVARAIVAGAVPRSPEKRP
- a CDS encoding phosphatidylserine decarboxylase family protein, which produces MNIARAGVPIILGLLLLHLALLVTAWLSFRWQWGGVVQYTFLVLALTAGLVAAFSLYFFRDPQRQAPPGEALVLSPADGRVLAVETIEETDYIKGPALKVSIFMSVFSVHVNRYPVSGSVQYRAYRPGKFLNASFDKASLDNEAMSLGLCTADGTRILVRQIAGLVARRIVCPVAEGDSAVRGERYGMIRFGSRLEVFLPTTARVAVSPGQSVTAGESVLAELPCG
- a CDS encoding phosphoribosylaminoimidazolesuccinocarboxamide synthase, translated to MEIIRETDLGIGPVHRGKVRDCYTLGNRLLLVATDRISAFDVVMPGGIPGKGKVLNTLSAFWFDRTRHVVENHIEATDPKKIVSLVPALAGKEAILEGRTALCRRTETVAIECVVRGYLAGSAWQEYKQHGTVAELPMPKGMKENQRFETPLFTPSIKAESGHDENISVERMRSIIGVDLADRIIDKSLSLFEYASEYARGRGILIADTKFEFGLLDGRLVLIDEIFTPDSSRFWLAENYRAGEKQKGFDKQPLRDWLQNLTDQGKWDKTPPGPELPADVVGYMSDLYKTAFRMITGKEIG
- the purB gene encoding adenylosuccinate lyase, which translates into the protein MIPRYTLPEIEKIWSDEQRFTYWLEIEILACEAQSQMGKIPASAVENIRTRARFDVARVLEIEEEVKHDVIAFLTNVAEYVGEDSRFIHQGMTSSDLLDTTLALQMREAGRLILDQLENKVLPAVKRRALEHKDTLMMGRSHGIHAEPITFGLKMALWYDELVRGVERLRRAVDNASVGKISGAVGTYAHMEPQVEEYVCARLGLKPANISTQIIQRDLHAEYMAALAVLAGSIDKFALEIRHLQRTEVLEAEEYFSKGQKGSSAMPHKRNPIVSERLCGMARIIRGNCLAAFENQALWHERDISHSSVERVILPDSTMTVYYMLVKFGQLVDKLLVYPENMLKNLNRLHGLIFSQRVLLALTEKGFSRESGYRTVQRCAMQVWEKDVDFLETLLADPEVAAAFSRQELESLFDMSVHTRNVDYTFRRVGLIS
- a CDS encoding trypsin-like peptidase domain-containing protein, yielding MRSSLISFLLVTLLALFVFSLLRQRPAVPPSPAARTAQAPSVSSVKPEAEGDSFSLGGSLWAGESEHPDYSRRGLDSLQETLGNGRRNAIVRAAERVAPAVVSVTVSQTQVVNTPVRDFFGYFYIPSERKVENLGSGFIFNSRGYILTNQHVVDQATGIKVSTSLGETFDAALVGQDDNTDLAVLKIDPGKTQPAVAPLGDSDDLCIGEWAIAIGSPFGLLLDDPQPTVTVGVISAVGRDIRPDRGAEGKVYANMIQTDAAINPGNSGGPLLNALGEVVGINTFIFTQSGGSVGMGFAIPINRARRIAEDLIRGGKVRHPWLGVRVQDLSREIAAGLGYKEGEYNQGVLVADVQRLSPAAASGAVRPGDLIAELNGRRVRSSEDWAGEMLDVRVGEPVSLSLLRDGRSTSVQLTPVEQPTDRAERYRTGLGFSMIDLTPEVRSQLEVRVDHGAVILEITDSDLVTAGTLLQYDVLYQIGNVQIKNAEQAVKILADIPRGRYGVLFIERDNRSIRRYITG
- the truA gene encoding tRNA pseudouridine(38-40) synthase TruA; translation: MLDNTSDEQPIIRRIRCRVSYDGSGYAGWQFQPGAATVQGALETALLEVTGETVRVTGAGRTDAGVHSVGQVAHWDSRSVLEPAVLERALNARLPEDIRVRQLGETVADFHARFSATARQYRYRITERQHPESVLERNRAWLLPLGRLDFESLDACAAILPGEHDFSAFQRGGSDTAHNRCRIDMARWERDAHGRVFHVQADRFLRSMVRMLVGAMVAVSEGKASHEEFTAALDEKSHWMRAVPAPACGLTLVRVDYPSEFNFDDNWEDS
- a CDS encoding energy-coupling factor transporter transmembrane protein EcfT — protein: MTVGGSIQLGRYTPGRSPAHCLDTRIKVLLTGLFSVAIWKVSTPAGLALMAVLVLGWAALARSAARHMLAPLRGMSVLGLFVLGYYLWSGVSFGGAGLAGELLQALWRSALLLGKIALVLAAAAWLYLYTPPLRVVDALSALLAPLERLHVPVRQFAFSVGLVLRFFPEAAGRLGQFHRVLVLRERNGAGQGGFLSRAMSAPRRVVDVMVLYMHYSLHSSRLVAQGLLTRGYNPFRPVHPPAAARPAPWEWAVLTLSCTAICGGWLWL